Proteins encoded together in one Euzebya rosea window:
- a CDS encoding 3-hydroxyacyl-CoA dehydrogenase family protein, which produces MKVAVLGAGIMGSGIAQLSAMAGHDVAVRDIDEPALDRGRTAVEFSLGKLVEKGRMTGEEADAVRGRLSWTTDLAGSVADVDVVVEAVPEVLALKQEVLTAVVAAAPAGALIGTNTSQLSITSIGAALGDAAGRLVGMHFFNPPVLMKLCELVRGLATGDEALERARSFAEGLGKTVVVCRKDSPGFITSRAYAILRMECLRMLEEGVATAEDIDTAMKLGFNFPMGPLELGDFNGLDTYLHAVESLAEAHGDRFRPTVGLRNMVAAGHLGRKAGKGFYDYD; this is translated from the coding sequence ATGAAGGTCGCAGTGCTGGGGGCCGGGATCATGGGCAGCGGGATCGCCCAGCTGTCCGCCATGGCCGGCCACGACGTGGCGGTCCGCGACATCGACGAGCCCGCCCTGGACCGTGGCCGGACGGCCGTGGAGTTCTCGCTGGGCAAGCTGGTGGAGAAGGGCCGCATGACGGGGGAGGAGGCCGACGCCGTCCGTGGCCGGCTGTCGTGGACGACGGACCTTGCCGGGTCGGTGGCCGACGTCGACGTCGTGGTCGAGGCGGTGCCCGAGGTGCTGGCCCTCAAGCAGGAGGTCCTGACCGCCGTGGTGGCGGCGGCCCCGGCCGGGGCGCTGATCGGCACCAACACCTCCCAGCTGTCGATCACCTCGATCGGTGCGGCGCTGGGGGACGCGGCCGGGCGGCTGGTCGGCATGCACTTCTTCAACCCGCCCGTGCTGATGAAGCTGTGCGAGCTGGTCCGCGGGCTGGCGACCGGGGACGAGGCGCTGGAGCGGGCACGGTCGTTCGCCGAGGGGTTGGGGAAGACGGTGGTGGTCTGCCGGAAGGACAGCCCCGGGTTCATCACCTCCCGCGCCTACGCGATCCTGCGGATGGAGTGCCTGCGCATGCTGGAGGAGGGCGTGGCCACCGCCGAGGACATCGACACCGCGATGAAGCTGGGCTTCAACTTCCCGATGGGGCCGCTGGAGCTCGGGGACTTCAACGGCCTGGACACCTACCTGCACGCCGTGGAGTCCCTCGCCGAGGCCCACGGCGACCGCTTTCGCCCAACCGTGGGCCTGCGCAACATGGTCGCCGCCGGCCACCTGGGCCGGAAGGCCGGCAAGGGCTTCTACGACTACGACTGA
- a CDS encoding TRAP transporter large permease: MDPILVLIVALVLLVALIATEVPVAFSLLTSGAVGLVLLRDAGYAFNTVANTPYSATAVFTLTLIPMFVIMGMLVVQAGIATDVYGFAARTFARMPGGLGLATVAACAGFAAVTGSSAATVATIGRISITEMRRHGYSASFAAGIVGAAGTLGILIPPSVVLIVYGTLSGESVGQLLIAGIVPGVLSAVLYGVLVMYRQRVEVSPSFVFEGEGVESSADVSGGQGWAAVAKIAVLFSIVVGGIYSGVFTATESGAVAAFAALVLLVWTAWRRPDMSVWGRVRDAIHETTAVTSMIFMLLIGGGVFTFFMASGGYARDFATWIVDLPVSGIAVVIFFLLMMIPLGMVLDGLSIMLITVPLMHPVVVELGYDGVWFAILVVKMIELGLITPPVGINVYVVAGASPDLTVEDAFKGVLWFGAVDAMTIAVLFAFPALVTYLPGLIG, from the coding sequence GTGGATCCCATCCTGGTCCTGATCGTCGCGCTGGTCCTGCTGGTCGCGCTCATCGCGACGGAGGTACCGGTGGCGTTCTCGCTGCTGACCTCCGGTGCGGTCGGGCTGGTGCTGCTGCGCGACGCCGGCTACGCCTTCAACACCGTCGCCAACACGCCGTACTCCGCCACGGCCGTGTTCACGCTGACGCTGATCCCGATGTTCGTGATCATGGGGATGCTGGTGGTCCAGGCGGGGATCGCCACCGACGTCTACGGGTTCGCCGCGCGGACGTTCGCGCGGATGCCGGGCGGGTTGGGGCTGGCGACGGTGGCGGCCTGTGCCGGGTTCGCGGCCGTGACCGGGTCCAGCGCGGCGACCGTGGCGACGATCGGGCGGATCTCCATCACCGAGATGCGCCGCCACGGGTACTCCGCGTCGTTCGCGGCGGGCATCGTCGGGGCGGCGGGGACCCTCGGGATCCTGATCCCGCCGAGCGTGGTGCTGATCGTCTACGGGACGCTGAGCGGGGAGAGCGTCGGGCAGCTGCTGATCGCCGGCATCGTGCCCGGCGTGCTGTCGGCGGTGCTGTACGGCGTGCTGGTCATGTACCGCCAGCGGGTGGAGGTGTCCCCGTCGTTCGTCTTCGAGGGCGAGGGGGTCGAGTCGTCGGCGGACGTGTCGGGTGGGCAGGGCTGGGCGGCGGTAGCCAAGATCGCCGTGCTGTTCTCGATCGTGGTCGGCGGGATCTACAGCGGCGTGTTCACCGCGACCGAGTCGGGGGCGGTCGCGGCGTTCGCCGCGCTGGTCCTGCTGGTGTGGACGGCCTGGCGACGGCCGGACATGTCGGTGTGGGGGCGGGTGCGGGACGCCATCCACGAGACCACCGCCGTGACCAGCATGATCTTCATGCTGCTGATCGGGGGAGGGGTCTTCACCTTCTTCATGGCCTCCGGCGGGTACGCGCGGGACTTCGCCACGTGGATCGTCGACCTACCCGTCAGCGGCATCGCCGTGGTCATCTTCTTCCTGCTGATGATGATCCCGCTCGGCATGGTCCTGGACGGCCTGTCGATCATGCTGATCACCGTCCCCCTGATGCACCCGGTGGTCGTCGAGCTCGGCTACGACGGCGTCTGGTTCGCCATCCTGGTCGTGAAGATGATCGAGCTCGGCCTGATCACCCCACCGGTGGGGATCAACGTCTACGTCGTCGCGGGTGCTTCCCCCGACCTGACCGTCGAGGACGCCTTCAAGGGCGTCCTCTGGTTCGGCGCCGTCGACGCCATGACCATCGCCGTCCTGTTCGCGTTCCCCGCGCTGGTGACGTATCTACCGGGGTTGATCGGCTGA
- the dctP gene encoding TRAP transporter substrate-binding protein DctP yields the protein MGKSSSPVRASLASGLLALMLLLAACSGSDSASETTDAAGSDDDATSAEPAGDTADLEDVEWDMAAFLAEDTGQGRAYARWMEEIQERSGGAVTINPFWSGELLGPQDIKTGLQDGRVQLGNLSYAYTPTEFPLTQMVEIPFLGENLGAQVTAMNTLYAENEEFRAEWEDQGIKVLSFVPIAPSLTGAQEQVDSIDWFEGRNVRAAGFYVKALEAVGANPAAIPVGETYEAMQRGTVDAYGGMILDVIPSTGLHEVGPHIHDARLGHYAITTWGMALDTYESLSEDMRALVDEVSAEFPQWVVETTTAAEDEACTIILEEGGSVSIFPEEETQRWRDAIGEGPRQAWEDLATEAGATDPAGMYDQFVGYYEDAASGEFAGYESGISRCAEVQDS from the coding sequence ATGGGGAAGTCATCCAGTCCTGTCCGCGCGAGCCTGGCCAGCGGGCTGCTCGCACTGATGCTGCTCCTGGCCGCATGCAGCGGATCCGACAGCGCGTCGGAGACCACTGACGCCGCCGGGTCCGACGACGACGCCACCAGCGCCGAGCCGGCCGGCGACACCGCCGACCTCGAGGACGTCGAGTGGGACATGGCCGCCTTCCTCGCCGAGGACACCGGTCAGGGACGGGCCTACGCCCGGTGGATGGAGGAGATCCAGGAGCGCTCCGGCGGCGCGGTGACCATCAACCCGTTCTGGAGCGGCGAGCTGCTCGGCCCGCAGGACATCAAGACCGGCCTGCAGGACGGCCGGGTGCAGCTCGGCAATCTCTCCTACGCCTACACGCCGACCGAGTTCCCGTTGACGCAGATGGTCGAGATCCCCTTCCTCGGGGAGAACCTCGGCGCACAGGTCACCGCGATGAACACCCTGTACGCCGAGAACGAGGAGTTCCGAGCCGAGTGGGAGGACCAGGGCATCAAGGTGCTGTCGTTCGTGCCCATCGCCCCGTCGCTGACCGGTGCGCAGGAGCAGGTGGACTCCATCGACTGGTTCGAGGGACGCAACGTCCGCGCCGCCGGCTTCTACGTCAAGGCGCTCGAGGCCGTCGGCGCCAACCCCGCTGCCATCCCCGTCGGCGAGACCTACGAGGCGATGCAGCGCGGCACCGTCGACGCCTACGGCGGGATGATCCTGGACGTCATCCCCTCCACCGGCCTGCACGAGGTGGGCCCGCACATCCACGACGCCCGGCTGGGCCACTACGCCATCACGACCTGGGGCATGGCCCTGGACACCTACGAGTCGTTGAGCGAGGACATGCGGGCGCTGGTCGACGAGGTCTCCGCCGAGTTCCCCCAGTGGGTCGTCGAGACCACGACCGCCGCGGAGGACGAGGCCTGCACGATCATCCTGGAGGAGGGCGGGTCGGTCTCGATCTTCCCCGAGGAGGAGACGCAGCGGTGGCGCGACGCCATCGGGGAGGGGCCGCGCCAGGCATGGGAGGACCTCGCCACCGAGGCGGGGGCGACCGACCCCGCGGGCATGTACGACCAGTTCGTCGGCTACTACGAGGACGCCGCGAGCGGGGAGTTCGCCGGCTACGAGTCGGGCATCAGCCGATGCGCCGAGGTGCAGGACTCCTGA
- a CDS encoding TRAP transporter small permease, translating to MTRARDLLAATSRMLSWISGAMVIALVLILVANVAMRALLTSSVQGSVEFSEVLLAFVVFAGLAYAQQSGSHVRTELVTSRLPDRIARPARVVGLLVAAAVLVWCTVATAGRGIEAWQAGEARFGVRSVPTWPGRLAVPVGLGLLSLEVLASALATAAGRPEQDG from the coding sequence GTGACCCGCGCCCGCGACCTCCTGGCGGCCACCTCGCGGATGCTCTCGTGGATCTCGGGGGCCATGGTCATCGCCCTCGTGCTGATCCTCGTCGCCAACGTGGCGATGCGGGCGCTGCTGACCTCCTCGGTCCAGGGGAGCGTGGAGTTCAGCGAGGTGCTGCTGGCCTTCGTGGTCTTCGCCGGCCTGGCCTACGCCCAGCAGTCGGGCAGCCACGTCCGGACCGAGCTGGTCACCTCGCGGCTGCCCGACCGGATCGCCCGGCCCGCACGGGTCGTCGGCCTGCTGGTCGCGGCTGCGGTGCTGGTGTGGTGCACCGTCGCCACCGCCGGGCGGGGCATCGAGGCGTGGCAGGCCGGCGAGGCGCGGTTCGGGGTGCGGTCCGTGCCGACGTGGCCCGGTCGGCTGGCGGTGCCCGTCGGGCTCGGCCTGCTGTCGCTGGAGGTCCTCGCCTCGGCGCTGGCCACGGCCGCCGGCCGCCCCGAGCAGGACGGCTGA
- a CDS encoding thiolase family protein yields the protein MTSPLQQARVVGVHATAQAKQLDRTALSACLEAALGALDDAGLSPADVDGIAGRWPGPGGTVMHPGSVDWTSLLGHPLRWVQDTYPQGVPAVLDAAAAIAAGLCHTVLVVGGQAAIRSGGAVAAYTRPDNEFVAPWGAFTAVHFAMVAQRQHHLHPEYRQGAAQAAATVRNRGHANPDAVMFGKGPYTAEDVLGAPMIASPLTLLDLCLATEGAAAMVITAADRAADTRAPVRVLGGSSEWHRQQYVDPARHEEIWTIGRAAATDTYRMAGVAPADVDVALLYDINSFEILRQLEVAGLCPPGEAAGYVTDVGIGEGSPVPVNPDGGLLSYSHIGWGGPTLKVVEAVHQLRGEAGQRQVADAGVALVTGAGSGAQYHNTLLLGR from the coding sequence GTGACCAGCCCCCTGCAGCAGGCCCGCGTCGTGGGCGTGCACGCCACCGCCCAGGCCAAGCAGCTGGACCGCACGGCCCTGTCGGCCTGCCTCGAGGCCGCCCTGGGCGCGCTGGACGACGCCGGGCTGTCCCCGGCCGACGTCGACGGCATCGCCGGACGGTGGCCCGGGCCCGGCGGCACCGTCATGCATCCGGGGTCGGTGGACTGGACGTCCCTGCTCGGCCATCCGCTGCGGTGGGTGCAGGACACCTACCCCCAGGGCGTACCGGCCGTGCTCGACGCCGCCGCTGCGATCGCGGCGGGCCTGTGCCACACCGTGCTGGTCGTCGGGGGGCAGGCCGCGATCCGCTCGGGCGGGGCCGTCGCCGCCTACACCCGGCCCGACAACGAGTTCGTCGCGCCGTGGGGTGCGTTCACCGCCGTGCACTTCGCGATGGTCGCCCAGCGGCAGCACCACCTGCATCCGGAGTACCGGCAGGGGGCCGCACAGGCCGCTGCGACGGTGCGCAACCGCGGGCACGCCAACCCCGACGCGGTGATGTTCGGCAAGGGGCCGTACACCGCCGAGGACGTGCTCGGTGCGCCGATGATCGCCTCGCCGCTGACCCTCCTCGACCTGTGCCTGGCGACCGAGGGCGCGGCGGCCATGGTCATCACCGCCGCGGACCGTGCGGCCGACACGCGTGCACCGGTGCGGGTGCTGGGCGGGTCCAGCGAGTGGCACCGCCAGCAGTACGTCGACCCGGCCCGCCACGAGGAGATCTGGACGATCGGCCGCGCGGCCGCCACCGACACCTACCGCATGGCAGGCGTCGCGCCGGCCGACGTCGACGTCGCGCTGCTGTATGACATCAACTCCTTCGAGATCCTCCGCCAGCTGGAGGTCGCCGGGCTGTGTCCGCCGGGTGAGGCCGCCGGCTACGTCACCGACGTCGGCATCGGCGAGGGGTCGCCGGTCCCGGTCAACCCCGACGGCGGCCTGCTGTCCTACAGCCACATCGGCTGGGGCGGGCCGACGCTGAAGGTCGTCGAGGCCGTGCACCAGCTGCGCGGCGAGGCTGGGCAACGACAGGTCGCCGACGCCGGGGTGGCCCTAGTCACCGGGGCCGGGTCCGGCGCGCAGTACCACAACACGCTCCTGCTGGGGCGCTGA
- a CDS encoding Zn-ribbon domain-containing OB-fold protein, with translation MIGLPSPSPLTEPFWDGAADRRLVRQVCEDCGTNLFTPRIACHACQSERLTWQDSAGIGTVHSHSVVHRSPTGDRDVPYVVAIVDLDEGWHMMTNIVGVDPADVHIGQRVSVAWEDRDGRRLPVFTPADDTAATDPSTTDTEGATA, from the coding sequence GTGATCGGCCTCCCGAGCCCCTCGCCCCTCACCGAACCGTTCTGGGACGGTGCGGCCGACCGGCGGCTGGTCCGACAGGTCTGCGAGGACTGCGGCACCAACCTGTTCACCCCCCGCATCGCCTGCCACGCCTGCCAGTCCGAACGGTTGACCTGGCAGGACAGCGCCGGCATCGGGACGGTCCACAGCCACTCCGTCGTCCACCGCTCGCCCACCGGCGACCGCGACGTCCCCTACGTCGTGGCGATCGTCGACCTCGACGAGGGCTGGCACATGATGACCAACATCGTCGGCGTCGACCCGGCCGACGTGCACATCGGCCAGCGCGTCAGCGTCGCCTGGGAGGATCGGGACGGCCGCCGCCTACCCGTCTTCACCCCCGCCGACGACACCGCCGCCACCGATCCCTCCACCACCGACACCGAGGGGGCGACGGCATGA
- a CDS encoding acyl-CoA dehydrogenase family protein, with protein sequence MDGRAVIDFTLTEEQQALRDMAGRVADERWAAKALEWDRDATFLPDADRTALAELGLLGIAIPEAYGGAGGELLDALLVVEELAKRNQIVAFQVFEANTGPTRVIELFGTDEQKERLLPPIVRGESTLAVSISEPDAGSAATDLTTTARLDGDHYVIDGMKRWCSGAGHAEQYLIYVRLDDNPGARGIGAVVVDKDAEGLTFGPQEQMMGFRGIPSADMFLDNVRVPAENLIIPAGGFKQLFEAFSIERLGNSTMSLAIGQACVDRTAAYVQERHQFGKPIIEFQTVQEQLADMILQVEAARLLIWRAAAAAGRGTPDPLQASMAKCFANEMAKKVSDKAVMLHGGYGYHPDYHVERHHRDAHGWALGGGTPTIQRTRIISQYLGRRFDQRG encoded by the coding sequence ATGGACGGGCGTGCCGTGATCGACTTCACCTTGACCGAGGAGCAGCAGGCGCTGCGGGACATGGCCGGCCGGGTGGCCGACGAACGCTGGGCCGCCAAGGCGCTGGAGTGGGACCGCGACGCCACGTTCCTGCCCGACGCCGACCGCACGGCGCTGGCCGAGCTCGGGCTGCTCGGCATCGCCATCCCCGAGGCGTACGGCGGCGCCGGCGGCGAGCTGCTCGACGCCCTGCTCGTCGTGGAAGAGCTGGCCAAGCGCAACCAGATCGTGGCCTTCCAGGTCTTCGAGGCCAACACCGGCCCCACCCGCGTCATCGAGCTGTTCGGCACCGACGAGCAGAAGGAGCGGCTGCTGCCGCCCATCGTGCGGGGCGAGTCGACCCTGGCCGTGTCGATCTCCGAGCCCGACGCCGGGTCCGCGGCGACCGACCTGACCACGACCGCCCGGCTCGACGGGGACCACTACGTCATCGATGGCATGAAGCGCTGGTGCTCCGGCGCCGGCCACGCCGAGCAGTACCTGATCTACGTCCGCCTCGACGACAACCCGGGCGCGCGGGGCATCGGTGCGGTCGTCGTCGACAAGGACGCCGAGGGCCTGACGTTCGGCCCTCAGGAACAGATGATGGGCTTCCGCGGCATCCCGTCGGCCGACATGTTCCTCGACAACGTCCGCGTCCCGGCGGAGAACCTGATCATCCCCGCCGGCGGGTTCAAGCAGCTGTTCGAGGCGTTCTCCATCGAGCGGCTGGGCAACTCCACCATGAGCCTCGCCATCGGCCAGGCCTGCGTCGACCGCACCGCCGCCTACGTGCAGGAACGCCACCAGTTCGGCAAGCCGATCATCGAGTTCCAGACCGTGCAGGAGCAGCTGGCCGACATGATCCTGCAGGTCGAGGCCGCCCGGCTGCTGATCTGGCGGGCCGCTGCCGCAGCCGGCCGGGGCACCCCCGATCCGCTGCAGGCGTCGATGGCGAAGTGCTTCGCCAACGAGATGGCCAAGAAGGTCTCCGACAAGGCCGTGATGCTGCACGGCGGGTACGGTTACCACCCGGACTACCACGTCGAGCGGCACCACCGGGACGCCCACGGCTGGGCCCTCGGCGGGGGCACGCCGACCATCCAGCGCACCCGGATCATCTCCCAGTACCTCGGCCGTCGGTTCGACCAGCGGGGCTGA
- a CDS encoding cupin domain-containing protein: MRRVITGVDPDGRSVLEVDVPAPTVEFGPGFAVTDLWRVEEPPTSPMDGEAPTSYSFEPTHGGAVFRVVTIPPDEVVEASIAAGEKWGRNSPYRRTGEDYGLHATTTQDYVTVISGRVDLRMPDGEQVRLGPGDVVVQRGAEHAWRNPGPEPLVLHVVMLGGGPPIQADADHESADQPR; encoded by the coding sequence GTGCGACGAGTCATCACCGGTGTGGACCCCGACGGCAGGTCGGTCCTGGAGGTGGACGTGCCGGCCCCGACCGTGGAGTTCGGCCCGGGCTTCGCCGTGACCGACCTGTGGAGGGTGGAGGAGCCGCCGACGTCCCCGATGGACGGCGAGGCCCCGACGTCCTACTCCTTCGAGCCGACCCACGGCGGCGCGGTGTTCCGCGTGGTGACGATCCCCCCGGACGAGGTGGTCGAGGCGTCCATCGCGGCCGGCGAGAAGTGGGGCCGAAACAGCCCCTACCGCCGCACCGGCGAGGACTACGGCCTGCACGCCACCACCACCCAGGACTACGTGACGGTCATCTCCGGCCGGGTCGACCTCCGCATGCCCGACGGCGAGCAGGTCCGACTCGGTCCGGGCGACGTGGTCGTGCAGCGCGGCGCCGAGCACGCATGGCGCAACCCCGGCCCCGAACCCTTGGTGCTGCACGTGGTGATGCTCGGCGGCGGCCCACCCATCCAGGCGGACGCCGACCACGAATCAGCCGATCAACCCCGGTAG
- a CDS encoding FadR/GntR family transcriptional regulator: MAGVRDRDGRRLDVTPRSVTRSRPQKTATIVAAGIVDRITAEGLGEGDPLPPERVLMEDFNVGRGTMREALRYLELQGVLTIKTGPKGGPAVAAPDSRHLASTFALLMQFAGTEFRSVIEARQGLEPVTARLAASADDAHTVEALQESVERMGANLSDWDTFLDENRQFHDLIAWGSGNPIFGYLINSLHWITDGTVLGIDYPLRFRKAVLEAHQAIADAVAAADPEASEAAMKAHMDDTLTYFEKRYSNVLTHKLSWEHFGGA, encoded by the coding sequence ATGGCTGGAGTGCGGGACAGGGACGGGCGACGTCTGGACGTCACCCCTCGAAGCGTCACCCGCAGCCGTCCGCAGAAGACCGCGACCATCGTGGCCGCCGGGATCGTCGACCGGATCACCGCGGAGGGACTCGGCGAGGGCGACCCGCTGCCCCCCGAGCGGGTCCTCATGGAGGACTTCAACGTCGGCCGCGGCACCATGCGCGAGGCGTTGCGCTACCTCGAGCTGCAGGGCGTGTTGACCATCAAGACCGGTCCCAAGGGCGGCCCGGCGGTCGCGGCCCCCGACTCGCGCCACCTCGCCTCGACCTTCGCCCTGCTGATGCAGTTCGCGGGGACGGAGTTCCGGTCGGTCATCGAGGCGCGGCAGGGCCTGGAACCCGTCACCGCCCGGCTGGCCGCCAGCGCCGATGACGCCCACACCGTCGAGGCCCTGCAGGAATCCGTCGAGCGGATGGGCGCCAACCTGTCGGACTGGGACACCTTCCTCGACGAGAACCGCCAGTTCCACGACCTGATCGCCTGGGGGTCGGGCAACCCGATCTTCGGCTACCTGATCAACTCGCTGCACTGGATCACCGACGGGACCGTCCTCGGCATCGACTACCCCCTGCGGTTCCGCAAGGCTGTGCTCGAGGCCCACCAGGCCATCGCCGACGCCGTCGCCGCCGCCGACCCCGAGGCCAGCGAAGCGGCGATGAAGGCCCACATGGACGACACGCTGACGTACTTCGAGAAGCGCTACAGCAACGTCCTGACCCACAAGCTGTCCTGGGAGCACTTCGGCGGCGCGTGA
- a CDS encoding class I adenylate-forming enzyme family protein — translation MNVGLTVTRSARRYPDRVAAFDDTGELTWAELDRRSNQVAHLLTDMGVERGDRVALLAPNRLEVCEVLAGVAKAGMVYVGLNFRLSAHDLSHILGNAEPSVIIASADLAALAHEVADPAGIPVLELDDEGEEGWAARRDRADASDPSTLHEVRPEDEFCIVYTSGTTGTPKGVWFDHSRVMQHAPVACMEYEIDHTSRYLVAIPHNSSVNITLVPCMMVGAAVGFVDSRGFDPQGFVDAIAHHRATHTYLVPTQLYRLLDRVPPGSTALDGLVTLGYGAAPMAPDKARALVERFGPIFVQLYGMAEVASIGTMLRKADHLAALEGRPELFGSAGQSSYLMDVRVVDADGRDVGTGERGEVIFAAPYMMKGYYGEPERTAQTLVDGWVRSGDIATVDEDGFLYIVDRVKDIIIRGGYNIAPSEVEAVIHRHPDVLEVAVIGVPDDRWGEAVEAVVALRSDNGEMPDLQAWCRAQGLPTLKIPETVVRVDALPKNAVGKIDKATLRSARWSSDRQV, via the coding sequence ATGAACGTCGGCCTGACCGTCACCCGATCCGCCCGCCGGTACCCCGACCGGGTCGCCGCGTTCGACGACACGGGCGAGCTGACCTGGGCCGAGCTGGACCGCCGCTCCAACCAGGTCGCCCACCTGCTAACCGACATGGGCGTCGAGCGGGGCGACCGGGTCGCCCTGCTGGCCCCCAACCGGCTGGAGGTCTGCGAGGTCCTGGCCGGCGTCGCCAAGGCCGGCATGGTCTACGTCGGCCTCAACTTCCGCCTGTCCGCCCACGACCTGTCCCACATCCTCGGCAACGCCGAACCGTCGGTGATCATCGCCTCCGCCGACCTTGCCGCCCTGGCCCACGAGGTCGCCGACCCCGCCGGCATCCCCGTCCTGGAGCTCGACGACGAGGGGGAGGAGGGATGGGCGGCCCGTCGCGACCGCGCCGACGCCAGCGACCCCTCCACCCTCCACGAGGTCCGGCCCGAGGACGAGTTCTGCATCGTCTACACGAGCGGGACGACCGGCACGCCCAAGGGAGTGTGGTTCGACCACTCCCGCGTCATGCAGCACGCCCCGGTGGCCTGCATGGAGTACGAGATCGACCACACCAGCCGGTACCTGGTCGCCATCCCCCACAACTCCTCGGTCAACATCACCCTCGTGCCCTGCATGATGGTCGGCGCGGCCGTCGGGTTCGTCGACAGCCGCGGCTTCGACCCGCAGGGCTTCGTCGACGCGATCGCCCACCACCGGGCGACCCACACCTACCTGGTGCCCACCCAGCTGTACCGGCTGCTCGACCGGGTCCCTCCCGGCTCGACCGCCCTGGACGGACTGGTCACCCTCGGCTACGGCGCCGCCCCGATGGCGCCCGACAAGGCCCGTGCGTTGGTCGAGCGGTTCGGGCCCATCTTCGTGCAGCTGTACGGGATGGCCGAGGTCGCCTCCATCGGCACGATGCTGCGCAAGGCCGACCACCTGGCCGCACTCGAGGGCCGGCCCGAGCTGTTCGGATCGGCCGGCCAGTCCTCCTACCTGATGGACGTCCGTGTCGTCGACGCCGACGGCCGCGACGTCGGCACGGGCGAGCGGGGAGAGGTCATCTTCGCCGCCCCGTACATGATGAAGGGCTACTACGGCGAGCCCGAGCGGACCGCCCAGACGCTGGTCGACGGGTGGGTCCGCTCCGGGGACATCGCCACCGTGGACGAGGACGGGTTCCTCTACATCGTCGACCGGGTCAAGGACATCATCATCCGGGGTGGCTACAACATCGCGCCCAGCGAGGTCGAGGCTGTCATCCACCGGCATCCCGACGTGCTGGAGGTCGCCGTCATCGGCGTGCCCGACGACCGCTGGGGCGAGGCGGTGGAGGCGGTGGTCGCACTTCGCAGCGACAACGGCGAGATGCCGGACCTGCAGGCGTGGTGCAGGGCGCAGGGCCTGCCGACCCTGAAGATCCCCGAGACCGTCGTCCGGGTGGACGCGCTGCCCAAGAACGCCGTCGGCAAGATCGACAAGGCGACGCTGCGCAGCGCCCGCTGGTCCAGCGACCGGCAGGTCTAG